The Aminithiophilus ramosus genome contains a region encoding:
- a CDS encoding ATP-binding protein: protein MAFFGRKRPLKIRTQFFLLTALISVAGLLLVSLASWKLIEDQLEARMARTAMAIARSVAQIPDVQRHVGRPGGSDVVQPIAEAIREETGVEFIVVFDMSDRRYSHPLPERIGLQAVGGDHGPVLERGEAYISRAIGSMGPSMRAIVPIVHEGRQVGGVSVGILLNDIDEALDRLVLSLLAMLLPGLAVSLAGSAFLAWNIKRSTWGLEPHEIARLLRERESMLDSIKEGIIAVDGEGRLTLINGAARRLLGVKEGALGEPVDAFIPNTRLPSVLKSGLAELDQEQNVLGARLMTNRIPLLHRGHVVGAIASFRDMTEMRRLAGEITGVRLYLEALRVQNHEFRNKLQAISGLIQLGEAARALDFIAETFSPASSPDAAVTRRIRNPAVGGILLGKLGRCRELAVTLEIDEESYCRDTKSLDSQALVVIIGNLLENAIEAVASLPSERRQVRFTIFDESKRILIAVSDRGEGIAPEAEGRLFEKGYSTKSGPLARGYGLYNVKNLVEACRGEISYHSVVGGGTEWIVNLPQTQEEVDGSARH, encoded by the coding sequence GTGGCTTTCTTCGGCCGCAAGAGACCCCTCAAAATCAGGACGCAGTTCTTCCTTCTGACGGCGCTGATCTCGGTCGCCGGACTTCTTCTCGTCAGCCTCGCCTCCTGGAAGCTCATCGAGGACCAGCTCGAGGCGCGGATGGCCAGGACGGCCATGGCCATCGCCCGCTCCGTCGCTCAGATCCCCGATGTCCAACGTCACGTGGGACGTCCCGGAGGCTCCGACGTGGTTCAGCCCATCGCCGAAGCCATTCGCGAGGAGACGGGCGTCGAGTTCATCGTCGTCTTCGACATGTCAGACCGTCGCTACTCTCACCCCCTCCCGGAGAGAATCGGGCTGCAGGCCGTCGGCGGCGATCACGGTCCCGTGCTGGAGCGGGGTGAGGCCTACATATCCAGAGCCATCGGCTCCATGGGGCCCTCCATGCGGGCCATCGTCCCCATCGTTCACGAAGGGCGCCAGGTCGGGGGCGTCTCGGTCGGCATCCTCCTGAACGACATCGACGAGGCCCTGGACCGGCTCGTCCTGAGCCTTCTGGCGATGCTTCTGCCCGGGCTGGCCGTCTCTCTGGCCGGGTCGGCCTTCCTGGCCTGGAACATCAAGCGCAGCACCTGGGGGCTCGAGCCTCACGAAATCGCCCGCCTGCTTCGGGAAAGGGAGAGCATGCTCGATTCCATCAAAGAAGGGATCATCGCCGTCGACGGCGAGGGACGTCTCACCCTCATCAACGGGGCGGCCCGCCGGCTTCTGGGCGTCAAGGAAGGGGCCCTGGGCGAGCCCGTCGACGCCTTCATACCCAATACGCGGCTGCCCTCCGTCCTGAAAAGCGGCCTGGCCGAGCTGGATCAGGAGCAGAACGTCCTGGGGGCGAGGCTCATGACGAACCGCATCCCCCTGCTTCATCGCGGGCACGTCGTCGGCGCCATCGCCAGCTTCCGCGATATGACGGAAATGAGGCGTCTCGCCGGAGAGATCACCGGCGTCCGTCTCTACCTGGAGGCCCTGCGCGTCCAGAACCACGAGTTCCGCAACAAACTTCAGGCCATCTCCGGCCTCATCCAGCTGGGCGAGGCGGCGAGGGCCCTGGATTTCATCGCCGAGACCTTCTCGCCCGCCTCCTCCCCCGACGCCGCCGTGACCCGCAGGATCCGAAACCCTGCCGTGGGAGGCATCCTCCTGGGCAAGCTGGGGCGCTGCAGGGAATTGGCCGTGACGCTCGAGATCGACGAGGAGAGCTACTGCCGGGACACGAAGAGCCTGGACAGCCAGGCCCTGGTCGTCATCATCGGCAACCTCCTGGAAAACGCCATAGAGGCCGTGGCCTCTCTGCCGTCCGAGCGTCGCCAGGTCCGCTTTACCATCTTCGATGAATCGAAGCGCATTCTCATCGCCGTCTCCGACAGGGGAGAGGGCATCGCTCCCGAAGCGGAAGGGCGTCTTTTCGAAAAGGGATACTCCACCAAAAGCGGACCCCTGGCCAGGGGATACGGACTCTACAACGTGAAAAATCTCGTCGAAGCCTGTCGGGGAGAGATCAGCTACCACTCCGTCGTCGGCGGGGGGACGGAGTGGATCGTCAACTTGCCCCAGACTCAGGAGGAGGTCGATGGCTCTGCGCGTCATTGA
- a CDS encoding response regulator, translated as MALRVIDVIVAEDDPMVTEIYRRYIHSLDGFRVVAAVSDGKRALSALEEVSVDLMILDIFMPDLDGLATLQALRGSGRSLDVIVVSAAHDALTLTSAIQGGAFDYIVKPFSFERLGAALDAYRQMRCRLERCDALTQADVDGLLRLRNKKNLMTLPKGLNEGTLGRVIAHLRATDRPLSADETAEALSVSRVTARRYLEHLVASGQALVERSYGDVGRPLHRYHLTE; from the coding sequence ATGGCTCTGCGCGTCATTGACGTGATCGTCGCCGAAGACGATCCCATGGTCACCGAAATCTACCGGCGCTACATCCATTCTCTCGACGGCTTCCGCGTCGTCGCCGCCGTCTCCGACGGGAAAAGGGCCCTCAGCGCCCTCGAAGAGGTCTCCGTCGACCTCATGATCCTCGATATCTTCATGCCCGATCTCGATGGCCTGGCGACGCTTCAGGCCCTTCGCGGGAGCGGGCGCAGCCTGGATGTCATCGTCGTCTCGGCGGCCCATGACGCGCTGACTCTGACCTCGGCCATCCAGGGAGGCGCCTTCGATTACATCGTCAAACCCTTCAGCTTCGAACGCCTCGGCGCGGCTCTCGATGCCTACCGGCAGATGCGGTGTCGCCTCGAACGTTGCGATGCCCTGACTCAGGCCGACGTCGACGGTCTCCTGCGTCTTCGGAACAAGAAAAACCTCATGACCCTTCCCAAGGGGCTCAACGAAGGGACGCTGGGCAGGGTCATCGCCCATCTCCGGGCGACGGACCGGCCGCTTTCGGCCGACGAGACGGCCGAGGCCCTGAGCGTTTCGCGCGTCACGGCCCGGCGCTATCTCGAGCATCTCGTCGCCTCGGGCCAGGCTCTGGTGGAACGGAGCTACGGCGACGTGGGGCGTCCTCTTCACCGCTATCACCTTACGGAATGA
- a CDS encoding Bug family tripartite tricarboxylate transporter substrate binding protein, which produces MKRKCLSSLPVGLLAALFIMVLAASALAADFPSRPFEVIAPGGAGGGWDTTARLTAKVLGETGLITQPMPVINKPGGGGGVGLAYMQKKKGDPYSLIVYSPPLLLINLTGQTKLSFRDVTPLAMLINDFGAFAVPKDSPYQTIGDVMEALKKDPKSVKTGGNSSFGSMDHIQFLQAAKAAGVENIKDIPYIAFQEGPMAALMGGHIDLLSTGMAETVGPLEAGEIRVLALTSPERVDAGVLGQVPTLKESGIDTAFINWRGFFGAPGLGEAEKAHLVEAMQKMTETAEWDDVCAKNGWTKAFMGADDFAAFLAKTEGEYKDLLTEIGLYKAQ; this is translated from the coding sequence ATGAAAAGAAAGTGTCTTTCGTCCTTGCCCGTCGGTCTCCTTGCGGCTCTCTTCATTATGGTTTTGGCCGCTTCGGCCCTCGCCGCCGATTTCCCCTCGCGCCCCTTCGAGGTCATCGCCCCCGGCGGAGCGGGAGGCGGCTGGGACACGACGGCCCGTCTCACGGCCAAAGTCCTCGGAGAGACGGGGCTCATCACCCAGCCCATGCCCGTCATCAACAAGCCCGGCGGCGGCGGCGGCGTGGGCCTCGCCTACATGCAGAAGAAAAAGGGCGATCCCTACTCCCTCATCGTCTACTCTCCCCCCCTTCTCCTCATCAACCTCACGGGCCAGACGAAGCTCAGCTTCCGCGACGTCACGCCCCTGGCCATGCTCATCAACGACTTCGGTGCCTTCGCCGTGCCCAAGGACTCCCCCTATCAGACCATCGGCGACGTCATGGAGGCCCTGAAGAAAGATCCCAAATCGGTCAAGACGGGCGGCAACTCCTCCTTCGGCAGCATGGACCACATTCAGTTCCTCCAGGCCGCCAAGGCCGCCGGCGTGGAAAACATCAAGGACATCCCCTACATCGCCTTCCAGGAAGGCCCCATGGCGGCCCTCATGGGCGGCCATATCGATCTCCTCTCGACGGGCATGGCCGAGACCGTCGGCCCTCTCGAGGCCGGTGAGATCCGCGTCCTCGCCCTGACCTCGCCCGAGCGCGTCGACGCCGGCGTCCTCGGCCAGGTCCCGACCCTGAAGGAATCGGGCATCGACACGGCCTTCATCAACTGGCGCGGCTTTTTCGGTGCCCCCGGCCTGGGCGAGGCGGAAAAGGCCCACCTGGTCGAGGCCATGCAGAAGATGACCGAGACGGCCGAGTGGGACGATGTCTGCGCCAAGAACGGCTGGACCAAGGCCTTCATGGGCGCCGACGACTTCGCCGCCTTCCTGGCCAAGACAGAGGGCGAGTACAAGGACCTCCTGACCGAGATCGGTCTCTACAAGGCCCAGTAG
- a CDS encoding tripartite tricarboxylate transporter TctB family protein — protein MRSDSIVGIVSLLFGMAYTVQTLRLPKAMVGNPWAPLFFPLTLGVLLVAVGAVVLFQGLRQAKAEAKKKGSKRLIVVTVLICLVYSALFEHLGFILSTILFLGGLLFVINGARAWKVNSVIAVTFSLGVWYVFEKIFYMNLP, from the coding sequence ATGCGCTCCGATTCCATCGTCGGCATCGTCTCCCTTCTTTTCGGGATGGCCTACACCGTTCAGACCCTCCGTCTTCCCAAGGCCATGGTCGGCAATCCCTGGGCCCCCCTGTTCTTTCCTCTGACTCTGGGCGTCCTGCTCGTGGCCGTCGGCGCCGTCGTCCTTTTCCAGGGGCTGCGCCAGGCCAAGGCGGAGGCGAAAAAGAAGGGCTCCAAACGCCTCATCGTCGTCACGGTCCTGATCTGTCTGGTCTACTCGGCCCTCTTCGAACATCTGGGCTTCATCCTTTCGACGATTCTCTTCCTCGGCGGCCTTCTTTTCGTCATCAACGGAGCCCGGGCCTGGAAGGTCAACAGCGTCATCGCCGTTACCTTTTCTCTGGGAGTCTGGTACGTCTTCGAAAAGATCTTCTACATGAATCTTCCCTAG
- a CDS encoding tripartite tricarboxylate transporter permease, producing MELVQNLLLGLSVVLTPLNLLWMVAGSVLGTVLGMLPGLGPTTGIALLLPLTFTMRPETALITMCAVYYGAMFGGSRSSILLNVPGDGAAVASCFDGYPMAQQGRAEAALAISAIASFIGGLIATVAFVLVAIPVARFALRFGPPEYFMLMVFALSATAAISKEALFKGFVSLLLGLMISTVGIDYQTGVLRFTFGVMELQTGIDFVVVIIGIYGLGEVFKNLENIASGGGLQAIQKKFGRIWITMDDWKRCIGPILRQTPLGFIVGVLPGAGATIAALMAYNNEKQLSKEPERFGKGAIEGLAAPEAANNACSVGALIPMMTLGVPGSGTTAVMLGALMILGLQPGPLLFQQHADVAWAVIVSMFLGNVVCAVVNIPLAGLLVRVLAVPPKILYPVIVALAFVGVYTINFSVVEFVLLILFGLVGYAMKKYKIPTAPLILAVVVGSSMEQNFRMALMLSDGRFSVFFRNGICWTLFVLAIVSIAWPFISSALKERRARA from the coding sequence ATGGAACTGGTACAGAATCTTCTCCTCGGTCTTTCCGTGGTCCTCACGCCCCTCAACCTGCTCTGGATGGTGGCAGGCTCCGTTCTGGGGACGGTTCTCGGCATGCTGCCCGGCCTCGGTCCGACGACGGGCATCGCCCTTCTTCTCCCCCTGACCTTCACCATGAGGCCCGAGACGGCCCTCATCACCATGTGCGCCGTCTACTACGGCGCCATGTTCGGCGGCTCGCGGAGCTCCATCCTCCTCAACGTTCCCGGTGACGGCGCCGCCGTCGCCTCCTGCTTCGACGGCTACCCCATGGCCCAGCAGGGACGGGCCGAGGCGGCCCTGGCCATATCGGCCATCGCCTCCTTCATCGGCGGCCTCATCGCCACCGTGGCCTTCGTCCTCGTCGCCATCCCCGTGGCCCGCTTCGCTCTTCGCTTCGGCCCTCCCGAGTACTTCATGCTCATGGTCTTCGCCCTCTCGGCCACGGCGGCCATCTCGAAAGAGGCCCTCTTCAAGGGCTTCGTGTCGCTCCTTTTGGGGCTCATGATCTCCACCGTCGGCATCGACTACCAGACGGGCGTCCTGCGCTTCACCTTCGGCGTCATGGAGCTCCAGACGGGCATCGACTTCGTCGTCGTCATCATCGGCATCTACGGGCTGGGCGAGGTCTTCAAGAACCTGGAAAACATCGCCTCCGGCGGCGGCCTTCAGGCGATCCAGAAGAAATTCGGTCGCATCTGGATCACGATGGACGACTGGAAGCGCTGCATCGGTCCCATCCTGCGCCAGACCCCTCTGGGATTCATCGTCGGCGTCCTCCCCGGGGCGGGGGCGACCATCGCCGCCCTCATGGCCTACAACAACGAAAAGCAGCTCTCCAAGGAGCCCGAACGCTTCGGCAAGGGGGCCATCGAGGGTCTTGCCGCCCCCGAGGCGGCCAACAACGCCTGCTCCGTGGGCGCCCTCATCCCCATGATGACCCTGGGCGTTCCCGGGTCGGGGACGACGGCCGTCATGCTCGGCGCCCTCATGATCCTGGGCCTCCAGCCCGGGCCCCTGCTCTTCCAGCAGCACGCCGACGTGGCCTGGGCCGTCATCGTCAGCATGTTCCTGGGCAACGTCGTCTGCGCCGTCGTCAACATCCCCCTGGCGGGACTGCTCGTGCGGGTTCTGGCCGTTCCCCCCAAAATCCTCTATCCCGTCATCGTCGCCCTCGCCTTCGTCGGCGTCTACACCATCAACTTCAGCGTCGTCGAGTTCGTCCTCCTCATCCTCTTCGGCCTCGTCGGCTATGCCATGAAAAAGTACAAGATCCCGACGGCGCCCCTCATCCTCGCCGTCGTCGTCGGCTCCTCGATGGAGCAGAACTTCCGCATGGCCCTCATGCTCTCCGACGGGCGGTTCTCCGTCTTCTTCCGCAACGGCATCTGCTGGACCCTCTTCGTCCTGGCCATCGTCTCCATCGCCTGGCCCTTCATCTCTTCGGCTCTGAAGGAGCGCAGGGCCAGAGCCTGA
- a CDS encoding TolC family protein, translating into MLERSRGRLRPLLLLFLLCLVTLALGRRVWADEVLTLEKALALAETHNGQIVAAREQVRQAEAVSRGAASKMGPKLDASVAVIRYNEEPRKAVVGGGGGYIQDSFKETWKAALTLTQILYSGDTLQANLQASRLEAEGLRSQELRTVQSVRNAVCSAYFGFQQARATLVVAEEAIALAAEHKKDAESLFNNGLVAKNELLRAQVALSDAELDRIRAANAVNTARKALERTVGVAFEPATVFPEPLVDLPEFALPELVEAEKKALVFRPELKALESSRGAAEFLARAAAGQAKPQVALEVEASDVGDSFYPDVQDQWKVTLAAQWRLFDSGEVRANVDKARSAAAEVLARMDDLRHQISLEVSTARLDLDSALQRLRVATDQVALAEEDHRMALKRYKAQVGTNLDVLDAQVALTNSRTQLVLAVYDAFQADADLTYAIGDEPLAPMEGDAPVE; encoded by the coding sequence ATGCTCGAACGTTCAAGAGGACGCCTGCGTCCGCTGTTGTTGCTGTTTCTGCTCTGCCTCGTCACCCTTGCTTTGGGCCGGCGGGTCTGGGCCGACGAGGTCCTGACCCTTGAGAAGGCCCTTGCCCTGGCCGAGACCCACAACGGACAGATCGTCGCCGCCCGGGAACAGGTCCGCCAGGCCGAGGCCGTCTCTCGGGGCGCGGCCTCCAAGATGGGGCCCAAGCTCGATGCCTCCGTCGCCGTCATCCGCTACAACGAGGAGCCTCGCAAGGCCGTCGTCGGCGGCGGAGGGGGCTATATCCAGGATTCCTTCAAGGAGACCTGGAAGGCCGCCCTCACCCTCACGCAGATCCTCTACAGCGGCGACACCCTTCAGGCCAACCTCCAGGCCTCCCGTCTCGAGGCCGAAGGACTTCGGTCGCAGGAGCTGCGCACCGTTCAGTCCGTCCGCAACGCCGTCTGCAGCGCCTATTTCGGATTCCAGCAGGCCCGGGCGACTCTCGTCGTGGCCGAGGAGGCCATCGCCCTCGCCGCCGAGCACAAAAAAGACGCCGAATCGCTTTTCAATAACGGCCTCGTCGCCAAGAACGAGCTTCTCCGTGCCCAGGTGGCCCTTTCCGACGCCGAGCTGGACCGCATCCGTGCCGCCAACGCCGTCAATACGGCCCGGAAGGCTCTGGAGCGGACCGTCGGCGTCGCCTTCGAGCCCGCGACGGTCTTTCCCGAGCCCCTCGTCGATCTTCCCGAGTTCGCCCTTCCCGAGCTTGTCGAGGCCGAAAAGAAGGCCCTCGTCTTTCGGCCCGAGCTGAAAGCCCTCGAATCCTCCAGGGGAGCGGCCGAATTTCTGGCACGGGCCGCGGCCGGACAGGCCAAGCCCCAGGTCGCCCTCGAGGTCGAGGCCAGTGACGTCGGCGACAGCTTCTACCCCGACGTGCAGGATCAGTGGAAGGTGACTCTGGCCGCCCAGTGGCGCCTCTTCGACTCGGGCGAGGTCCGCGCCAACGTCGACAAGGCCCGCAGCGCCGCCGCCGAGGTCCTTGCCCGCATGGACGACCTGCGCCATCAGATCTCCCTCGAAGTCTCGACGGCCCGCCTCGACCTCGATTCGGCCCTGCAACGTCTCCGCGTCGCCACGGACCAGGTGGCCCTGGCCGAGGAGGATCACCGCATGGCCCTCAAGCGCTACAAGGCCCAGGTCGGCACCAACCTCGACGTTCTCGACGCCCAGGTGGCCCTGACCAACTCGCGGACCCAGCTCGTCCTGGCCGTCTATGACGCCTTTCAGGCCGATGCCGACCTGACCTATGCCATCGGCGACGAGCCCCTTGCTCCCATGGAGGGAGATGCCCCCGTGGAATGA
- a CDS encoding efflux RND transporter periplasmic adaptor subunit — protein sequence MKRLLVLLAFVALFVGLILFRGLQERRLAGEPEESPLPVDVTKVEERLFREIVSFVADIEATERAAVVAKLPGRTVLSVAVDVGDVVRRGDLLATLDDSLLASGLAQAEATLAQASAALRRASVQEERARLDFERFARLLEEEVISRQRYDHAKGDYEASAAMREEAEKAQARARAALEELRTQMGYHRIESPIDGVVARRDIDPGDSSNLSGPAFVINRQHEVKVRGAVDEKAFVRIARGQRATLSVDALGEAVFEGVVSRLSPALEGATRTGEVEIVLDDGGGRLRPGLFARVRLFLGERRGEALPREALFRLEGTGERACYVADGGRARLRLVETGLEEGDWVEIVGGLSREEAVVMTRSGSLRDGTLLEVSRR from the coding sequence ATGAAACGCCTGCTGGTTCTCCTGGCCTTCGTGGCCCTCTTCGTCGGCCTCATCCTCTTCCGAGGCCTTCAGGAGCGCCGTCTCGCCGGTGAACCGGAGGAGAGCCCCCTCCCCGTCGACGTGACGAAGGTCGAGGAGCGGCTTTTCAGGGAGATCGTCTCCTTCGTGGCCGATATCGAGGCGACGGAGAGGGCCGCCGTCGTGGCCAAGCTGCCGGGACGGACGGTCCTTTCCGTCGCCGTCGACGTCGGCGACGTCGTCCGTCGGGGCGATCTCCTGGCCACGCTCGACGACAGCCTTCTCGCCTCGGGCCTCGCCCAGGCCGAGGCGACTCTGGCTCAGGCCTCGGCCGCCCTCCGGCGGGCATCGGTCCAGGAGGAGCGGGCCCGCCTCGACTTCGAGAGATTCGCCCGTCTCCTGGAGGAAGAGGTCATCAGCCGTCAGCGCTACGACCACGCCAAAGGGGATTACGAGGCCTCTGCGGCTATGCGGGAGGAGGCCGAGAAGGCTCAGGCCCGAGCCCGGGCGGCGCTGGAGGAGCTGCGGACTCAGATGGGCTACCACCGCATCGAATCGCCCATCGACGGCGTCGTGGCCCGACGCGACATCGATCCCGGAGACAGTTCGAACCTCTCCGGTCCGGCCTTTGTCATCAACAGGCAGCACGAGGTCAAAGTCCGAGGCGCCGTCGACGAGAAGGCCTTCGTCCGCATCGCCAGAGGCCAGAGGGCGACGCTCTCCGTCGATGCCCTGGGAGAGGCGGTCTTCGAGGGCGTCGTGAGTCGTCTTTCTCCCGCCCTGGAAGGCGCCACGCGGACGGGAGAGGTGGAGATCGTCCTCGACGACGGCGGCGGCAGGCTCCGCCCCGGTCTCTTCGCCCGCGTCCGTCTCTTCCTGGGAGAACGCCGGGGCGAGGCCCTTCCCCGCGAGGCCCTCTTCCGCCTCGAAGGAACGGGCGAAAGGGCCTGCTACGTCGCCGACGGGGGGAGGGCCCGCCTGCGCCTCGTCGAAACGGGACTGGAAGAGGGCGACTGGGTCGAGATCGTCGGGGGGCTCTCAAGGGAAGAGGCCGTCGTCATGACCCGATCGGGAAGCCTGCGCGACGGAACCCTGCTGGAGGTGTCCCGACGTTGA
- a CDS encoding efflux RND transporter permease subunit, translating into MKLPGLAVRRSVTTTVAFVAVLLLGLVALRGLKLDMLPKIEPPVVTLLTTWPGASAEDVEQRISKEMEDQMALIEGVDEIQSKSVDNLSVVSVRFTWDVDLDVKLGDVRDAVTFAKRELPADAEEPIILRVSSGTVPVVQMALTAERSFPALRHFADKVIVENLKQVQGVGQVLLYGGRAREIAINVDLERLEAYGLSLAALAAALDRENLNLPAGTLKEGGLEYPIRVPGRFSSVAEIGSVVVAVVDGRPLHLGDVASVVDGYKDVDVNGWMGEHPSVVLVVLKNSDANTVEVTRAVEARMAEMKRRFPSDLTYSVVFNTADYIMMSLRNLTTSLGLGILLVFFVTWAFLQRLSASLVVCTAIPLSLIATFMAMRQLDFTLNIMTLSALAVASGMVVDNAIVATDQIIHHLERGERSPVAAVLGAEEVGSALVASTLTTVVVLLPMAFVSGLVGVFFSALALVMVLAVVASLVVALTLVPVLASRFFQKEAPLSTLQRGAETFLRLLERGYGEFLRWAVDNGKKILAVALILFSLTVVGFRRVGTELTADPDTGEISISFRLPEGTKNEVTDRLVRDIVAYCEANVAEARWVFGWDGQTEEGYGIATGQEEGPNVGTVGLKLVDKADRDRSAFDVAQQIRTWLAARPGIERMTVYVSSPVKAMFLGSKPLKIEVYGDDLKEVLAVARLLGERVRAVPGAVDVTLSQKPNRPEIHVGVDREKAALLGVSTASVAASLRGYFHGHELEESYWEGENDYPIRVRLNEADRNDMDVLRRLSVPSASGGFRRLSSLAEVKPAQGAPEIDRKNRRRVISVEANVHGRSLGQVTADVRASLKKLDLPPSVSIRFGGEVKEQADAFAQLSLMALLGVLLVYMVMAGQYEAYLDPLVILFSIPFALTGVVFAFLLTQVNLSIQGFLGIIMLIGIVVNNAIVLVDYVNLLRARGTSLREALFEAGERRLRPVLMTTLTTFFGMLPMAVSRGEGAEVWRALALSVMGGLLFSTLVTLVLIPVLYDLVEEKIRRRPRFQELKEAKRLEGTVDLL; encoded by the coding sequence TTGAAGCTGCCCGGACTGGCCGTCAGGCGGTCGGTGACGACGACGGTGGCCTTCGTCGCCGTCCTCCTCCTGGGCCTGGTGGCCCTCAGGGGCCTCAAGCTGGACATGCTCCCCAAGATCGAGCCGCCCGTCGTCACCCTCCTCACGACCTGGCCCGGCGCCTCGGCCGAAGACGTGGAGCAGCGCATCTCGAAGGAGATGGAGGACCAGATGGCCCTCATCGAGGGCGTCGACGAGATCCAGTCCAAATCGGTCGACAACCTCTCCGTCGTCTCCGTCAGATTCACCTGGGACGTCGACCTCGACGTCAAACTCGGCGACGTCCGCGACGCCGTCACCTTCGCCAAACGAGAACTTCCCGCCGATGCCGAAGAGCCCATCATCCTCCGCGTCTCCTCCGGAACGGTCCCCGTCGTCCAGATGGCCCTCACGGCCGAGCGCTCCTTCCCCGCCCTTCGCCACTTCGCCGACAAGGTCATCGTCGAAAACCTCAAACAGGTCCAGGGCGTGGGCCAGGTCCTCCTCTACGGGGGGCGGGCGCGCGAAATCGCCATCAACGTCGATCTGGAACGTCTCGAGGCCTACGGCCTCTCCCTGGCGGCCCTGGCGGCGGCCCTGGACAGAGAAAACCTCAACCTTCCCGCAGGCACGCTCAAAGAGGGGGGGCTCGAATACCCCATCCGCGTCCCGGGCCGATTCTCCTCCGTCGCCGAAATCGGCTCAGTCGTCGTGGCCGTCGTCGACGGCCGTCCCCTGCACCTCGGCGACGTGGCCTCCGTCGTCGACGGCTACAAGGACGTCGACGTCAACGGCTGGATGGGCGAGCACCCTTCCGTCGTCCTCGTCGTCCTCAAGAACAGCGACGCCAACACCGTCGAGGTCACGCGCGCCGTCGAGGCCCGCATGGCGGAGATGAAAAGGCGTTTTCCCTCGGACCTGACCTACTCCGTCGTCTTCAACACGGCCGACTACATCATGATGTCCCTCCGGAATCTGACGACCTCCCTCGGCCTCGGCATTCTCCTCGTCTTCTTCGTCACCTGGGCCTTCCTTCAACGCCTTTCGGCTTCTCTCGTCGTCTGCACGGCCATCCCCCTCTCGCTTATCGCGACCTTCATGGCCATGAGACAGCTCGATTTCACCCTCAACATCATGACCCTGTCGGCTCTGGCCGTGGCCAGCGGCATGGTCGTCGACAACGCCATCGTCGCCACGGACCAGATCATCCATCACCTGGAACGGGGCGAGCGGAGCCCCGTCGCCGCCGTCCTGGGCGCCGAAGAGGTGGGATCGGCCCTCGTCGCCTCGACTCTGACGACGGTCGTCGTCCTCCTTCCCATGGCCTTCGTCAGCGGACTCGTCGGCGTCTTCTTCTCGGCCCTGGCCCTCGTCATGGTCCTGGCCGTCGTCGCCTCCCTCGTCGTGGCCCTAACCCTCGTCCCCGTCCTCGCCTCGCGGTTTTTCCAGAAGGAGGCGCCCCTCTCCACCCTTCAGCGAGGGGCCGAAACCTTCCTTCGCCTCCTGGAAAGAGGGTACGGCGAGTTCCTGCGATGGGCCGTCGACAACGGGAAAAAAATCCTCGCCGTGGCCCTGATCCTTTTTTCCCTCACCGTCGTCGGCTTCCGCCGCGTCGGAACGGAACTGACGGCCGATCCCGACACGGGCGAAATATCCATCTCCTTCCGCCTTCCCGAGGGGACGAAAAACGAAGTCACCGACAGACTGGTCCGCGACATCGTCGCCTACTGCGAGGCCAACGTGGCCGAGGCCCGGTGGGTCTTCGGCTGGGACGGACAGACCGAAGAGGGCTACGGCATCGCCACGGGACAGGAAGAGGGGCCCAACGTGGGCACCGTGGGCCTCAAGCTCGTCGACAAGGCCGACAGGGACCGTTCGGCCTTCGACGTGGCCCAGCAGATCCGGACCTGGCTTGCCGCCCGGCCGGGAATCGAGCGCATGACCGTCTACGTCTCGTCGCCCGTCAAGGCCATGTTCCTGGGCTCCAAACCCCTCAAGATCGAAGTCTACGGCGATGACCTGAAGGAGGTTCTGGCCGTCGCCCGGCTCCTCGGCGAAAGGGTTCGGGCCGTCCCGGGGGCCGTCGACGTCACGCTGAGCCAGAAGCCGAACCGGCCCGAGATCCATGTCGGCGTCGACAGGGAGAAAGCCGCCCTTCTTGGCGTCTCGACGGCCTCCGTCGCCGCCTCCCTCCGGGGCTACTTCCACGGCCACGAACTCGAAGAGAGCTACTGGGAAGGCGAAAACGACTACCCCATCCGGGTCCGCCTCAACGAGGCCGACCGCAACGACATGGATGTCCTTCGGCGGCTTTCCGTTCCCTCCGCTTCGGGTGGTTTTCGACGCCTCTCCTCGCTGGCCGAGGTGAAACCGGCTCAGGGAGCGCCCGAGATCGACCGCAAGAACCGCCGCCGCGTCATCTCCGTCGAGGCCAACGTCCACGGCCGCTCCCTGGGGCAGGTCACGGCCGACGTGAGGGCCTCGCTGAAAAAACTCGACCTGCCTCCATCGGTCTCGATCCGCTTCGGCGGCGAAGTGAAGGAACAGGCCGACGCCTTCGCCCAGCTCTCCCTCATGGCCCTTCTCGGCGTCCTTCTCGTCTACATGGTCATGGCCGGCCAGTACGAGGCCTACCTCGACCCCCTCGTCATCCTCTTCAGCATCCCTTTCGCCCTGACGGGCGTCGTCTTCGCCTTTCTCCTGACGCAGGTCAACCTCTCCATCCAGGGCTTTCTGGGGATCATCATGCTCATCGGCATCGTCGTCAACAACGCCATCGTCCTCGTCGACTACGTCAACCTTCTCCGGGCCCGGGGAACTTCCCTGAGAGAGGCCCTTTTCGAGGCCGGAGAGAGACGTCTCCGGCCCGTTCTGATGACGACGCTGACGACCTTTTTCGGCATGCTTCCCATGGCCGTCAGCAGGGGAGAGGGAGCCGAAGTCTGGCGGGCTCTGGCCCTCTCCGTCATGGGAGGGCTTCTCTTCTCCACCTTGGTCACTCTCGTCCTCATCCCCGTCCTCTACGACCTCGTCGAAGAAAAAATCCGCAGAAGGCCCCGTTTTCAGGAGCTGAAGGAGGCGAAGCGCCTTGAAGGGACTGTGGATCTTCTGTAA